A single Triticum dicoccoides isolate Atlit2015 ecotype Zavitan chromosome 2A, WEW_v2.0, whole genome shotgun sequence DNA region contains:
- the LOC119354109 gene encoding putative cell wall protein, whose protein sequence is MASKSASLLILAALVAAACLTELGSAARGVPAEKPAEDDVKRPDTFQEGTVLIPGIGRYELGTHYIPDIGGLDHSIPAAASGQFIPGADDTWVPNPGFEIPNPFRPRSDSP, encoded by the coding sequence ATGGCCAGCAAGTCGGCGTCCCTGCTGATCCTCGCGGCGCTGGTGGCCGCGGCGTGCCTCACGGAGCTGGGCTCGGCGGCGCGCGGCGTGCCGGCGGAGAAGCCCGCGGAGGACGATGTGAAGCGGCCGGACACGTTCCAGGAGGGGACGGTGCTGATCCCGGGGATCGGGCGGTACGAGCTGGGCACCCACTACATCCCCGACATCGGCGGGCTGGACCACAGCATCCCGGCCGCCGCCAGTGGACAGTTCATCCCCGGCGCCGACGACACCTGGGTGCCCAACCCCGGCTTTGAGATTCCCAACCCCTTCCGCCCCCGCTCCGACTCTCCCTGA
- the LOC119354111 gene encoding caffeoylshikimate esterase-like yields the protein MTQEDAPAPVNFWGEHPATEAEYYAAQGAEGESSYFTTPDDAGARRLFTRSWRPVAGGGAGARPRALVFMVHGYGNDISWTFQATAVFLARSGFACFAADLPGHGRSHGLQAFVPDLEVAVADLLAFFRSVRRREEHAGLPCFLFGESMGGAICLLIHLRTPPGEWAGAVLVAPMCKISDRIRPRWPVPEILTLVSRFAPTLPIVPTADLIEKSVKVPAKRLIAARNPMRYNGRPRLGTVMELLRATDELGARLGEVTVPFLVVHGSADEVTDPAVSRALYEAAASEDKTIKMYDGMLHSMLFGEPEENIERVRDDILAWLSERCTPTATS from the coding sequence ATGACTCAGGAAGACGCGCCGGCGCCCGTGAACTTCTGGGGCGAGCACCCGGCGACGGAGGCGGAGTACTACGCGGCCCAGGGCGCGGAGGGCGAGTCGTCCTACTTCACCACGCCGGACGACGCGGGCGCGCGCCGCCTCTTCACGCGCTCGTGGCGCCCGGTTGCTGGTGGGGGCGCCGGCGCGCGGCCGAGGGCGCTCGTGTTCATGGTCCACGGCTATGGCAACGACATCAGCTGGACGTTCCAGGCCACGGCCGTCTTCCTGGCCCGCTCCGGCTTCGCCTGCTTCGCCGCCGACCTCCCCGGCCACGGCCGCTCCCACGGCTTGCAGGCCTTCGTCCCGGATCTCGAGGTCGCCGTCGCCGACCTCCTCGCCTTCTTCCGgtccgtccggcggcgcgaggagcacGCCGGGCTGCCGTGCTTCCTGTTCGGGGAGTCAATGGGCGGGGCCATCTGCCTGCTGATCCACCTCCGCACGCCGCCGGGGGAGTGGGCGGGGGCCGTGCTGGTGGCGCCCATGTGCAAGATCTCCGACCGGATCCGGCCGCGCTGGCCGGTGCCGGAGATCCTCACCCTCGTGTCGCGGTTCGCGCCTACTCTCCCCATCGTGCCCACGGCCGACCTCATCGAGAAGTCCGTCAAGGTGCCCGCCAAGCGCCTGATCGCCGCGCGCAACCCCATGCGCTACAACGGCCGGCCCAGGCTCGGCACCGTCATGGAGCTGCTGCGCGCCACCGACGAGCTCGGCGCGCGCCTCGGCGAGGTCACCGTCCCGTTCCTCGTCGTGCACGGCAGCGCCGACGAGGTGACCGACCCCGCCGTCAGCCGCGCGTTGTACGAGGCCGCGGCCAGCGAGGACAAGACCATCAAGATGTACGACGGGATGCTCCACTCCATGCTCTTCGGCGAGCCGGAGGAGAACATCGAGCGCGTCCGGGACGACATCCTCGCCTGGCTCAGCGAGAGATGCACGCCGACAGCAACTTCCTGA
- the LOC119354110 gene encoding peptidyl-prolyl cis-trans isomerase CYP37, chloroplastic-like, protein MASRMATVVFAGALPVPPRAPAAAAGGTKFVVWTKRPSFHNGIRCGAARGPRSRPHHASSPSTAEEGVLELLKSAVAAIAIIAQISVALPANAVLYSPDTNVPRTGELALRRAIPANPSMKTIQNSLEDISYLLRIPQRKPYGSMEGDVKKAMQIATENKEAMLASMPAELKEKGSELYTTLLEGKGGLQTLLKYIKDKDNDRLSVALASSLDTIAELELLQAPGLSFLLPKQYLEYPRLTGRAVVEFTVEKGDGSTFFPTAGGEPKSAATIQVVVDGYSAPLTAGNIAKLVLDGAYDGATLKSVSQAIIVDSETGKKGYTLPLEVMPAGQFEPLYRSPLSIQDGELPVLPMSVYGSVAMSHSEDSDEYSSPTQFFFYLYDKRNSGLGGISFEEGQFSVFGYATDGRDVLSQIKAGDKIRSAKLIQGRERLVLPAAASAPAPADPTPAPADPTLAPAES, encoded by the exons ATGGCGTCGCGAATGGCCACGGTGGTGTTCGCCGGAGCCCTCCCCGTACCCCCGCGCGCTCCCGCGGCCGCGGCCGGCGGCACCAAGTTCGTCGTGTGGACGAAGCGCCCGAGCTTCCACAACGGCATTCgctgcggcgccgcccgtggcccgCGCAGCCGCCCGCACCACGCTTCCTCCCCAAGCACGGCTGAG GAGGGAGTTCTCGAGCTGCTCAAGAGCGCGGTCGCGGCGATTGCTATCATCGCCCAGATTTCCGTGGCGCTGCCGGCGAACGCGGTCCTCTACTCGCCGGACACGAACGTGCCCAGGACGGGGGAGCTCGCGCTGCGAAGGGCCATCCCTGCCAACCCAAGCATGAAGACCATACAG AACTCGTTGGAGGACATCTCgtatctgctgaggataccacagaGGAAGCCGTATGGCTCCATGGAGGGGGATGTCAAGAAGGCCATGCAG ATAGCAACTGAAAACAAGGAGGCAATGTTGGCAAGCATGCCTGCAGAACTCAAGGAAAAGGGCTCGGAGCTATATACCACTTTGCTTGAAGGGAAG GGTGGTTTACAAACTCTCTTGAAATATATTAAGGATAAGGACAATGATAGACTCTCCGTAGCGCTTGCTTCTTCTCTTGATACTATTGCTGAATTGGAGCTGTTGCAG GCTCCAGGCTTATCCTTTCTCTTACCTAAACAGTATTTAGAGTATCCAAG GCTAACAGGAAGAGCAGTTGTTGAATTCACAGTTGAGAAAGGTGATGGCTCAACATTCTTTCCAACTGCTGGTGGTGAACCCAAAAGTGCTGCTACAATTCAG GTTGTAGTTGATGGATATTCTGCCCCACTGACTGCTGGAAACATTGCGAAACTG GTTTTGGATGGGGCATATGATGGTGCAACACTGAAATCTGTGAGCCAGGCAATCATTGTAGACAGTGAGACTGGGAAGAAAGGGTATACTCTTCCATTGGAGGTCATGCCTGCTGGACAGTTTGAACCGCTATACAGAAGCCCGCTAAGTATTCAG GATGGAGAATTGCCAGTCCTTCCAATGTCTGTATACGGCTCTGTTGCCATGTCACATAGTGAGGATTCAGATGAATACTCGTCACCAACCCAGTTCTTCTTCTATCTGTATGATAAGAGAAAT TCTGGTTTAGGAGGAATATCTTTCGAGGAGGGACAATTTTCAGTTTTTGG GTATGCCACAGACGGAAGAGATGTCCTTTCACAGATTAAGGCTGGAGATAAGATTCGCTCGGCCAAGCTGATACAGGGCAGGGAACGCCTTGTACTGCCGGCAGCAGCTTCAGCGCCAGCCCCGGCTGATCCAACGCCGGCTCCAGCAGATCCAACGCTGGCTCCGGCAGAGAGCTGA